In Cydia pomonella isolate Wapato2018A chromosome 1, ilCydPomo1, whole genome shotgun sequence, one genomic interval encodes:
- the LOC133526384 gene encoding uncharacterized protein LOC133526384 — MSRQKHFCCDDETGEIITYLVNDETGEPTPSSSSVVLGPRAAVPPTEIIKFPKGYMSKTKKFQALKENIIRGSNVFSPRLLLIPLAAVFPAVLIMLLMMAEVFIHVCCHKQNKSLKDTSLYYRSPLHMVTSIFCGMCREDEMSSKIGQLQDQRRCRYGYFQGITI, encoded by the coding sequence ATGTCGAGGCAAAAGCATTTTTGTTGTGACGACGAAACCGGCGAGATTATAACTTACCTCGTTAATGACGAGACTGGCGAGCCGACGCCATCGTCGTCTTCCGTCGTGCTCGGGCCGCGCGCGGCCGTTCCTCCAACCGAGATCATAAAGTTTCCTAAGGGATATATGAGTAAGACGAAAAAATTCCAAGCGTTAAAAGAGAATATCATCAGAGGTTCTAACGTGTTTAGTCCGAGGTTGCTTCTGATACCGCTGGCGGCAGTTTTTCCAGCAGTTCTGATCATGTTACTGATGATGGCCGAAGTTTTTATACACGTCTGCTGCCACAAACAGAACAAGTCACTGAAGGACACAAGCCTGTACTACCGCAGTCCACTCCACATGGTTACGAGCATCTTCTGTGGCATGTGCCGAGAGGACGAGATGTCTTCCAAGATTGGGCAGCTGCAGGACCAAAGGAGGTGCCGCTATGGTTACTTTCAGGGAAtaactatttaa